The following coding sequences lie in one Apium graveolens cultivar Ventura chromosome 1, ASM990537v1, whole genome shotgun sequence genomic window:
- the LOC141665108 gene encoding pentatricopeptide repeat-containing protein At1g56690, mitochondrial-like, which produces MRLHYRTFCSTVAFSATSQISRFARLGQIEDARKVFDTIPHKCIVSWNSIIAGYFQNYLPNEAEALFDRMPERNIISWNGLLSGYVKNRRIKDARKVFDKMPERNVVTWTTMVRGYVEEGIIDEAESLFRQMPEKNVVSWTVMLGGLIRDNRIDEARRLFEVMPVKDVVARTNMIAGYCKEGRLVEARELFDEMPRRNVISWTTMITGYCCNAQVHIARKLFEVMPQKNEVSWTVMLMGYTRCGRIDEALEIFDAMPVKSVASCNAMILGFGHNGEVDKAKMVFDQMREKDDGSWSAMIKVYERKGYELEALHLFSLMQRLGLRINYPSLISILSVCASLASLDHGRQVHAQLVKWQFDSDVYVASVLITTYMKCGDLVKARLIFDRFSSKDIVMWNSIITGYSQHGLGEEALCVFYEMVSLGIMADNVTFVGVLSACSYTGKVEEGLKIFESMKSKYLVEPRTEHYACMVDLLGRAGRLTEAMKLVNEMPVEADAIIWGSLLGACRTHMNMDFAEIASKKLSELEPENAGPKILLSNLYASKGKWAEVASLRKDMRSSKVSKSPGCSWIEVEKNVHMFTGGDSTSHPEHIKISKKLEELGRLLKEAGYCPDGTFVLHDVDEEEKAHSLRHHSEKLAVAYGLLTVPIGMPIRVMKNLRVCGDCHSAIKLISKIANREIIVRDANRFHHFEDGLCSCNDYW; this is translated from the coding sequence ATGCGGCTTCACTACCGAACATTCTGTTCAACTGTTGCATTTTCAGCTACTTCACAAATCTCTCGCTTTGCACGTCTAGGCCAAATAGAAGATGCACGCAAGGTGTTTGATACAATTCCCCACAAGTGTATTGTTTCATGGAATTCAATAATTGCTGGCTATTTCCAAAATTATCTCCCAAATGAAGCTGAGGCATTGTTTGACAGAATGCCCGAGAGGAACATTATTTCTTGGAACGGTTTGTTATCTGGGTATGTGAAGAATAGAAGGATAAAGGATGCtcgaaaggtgtttgataaaatgcccgAGAGAAATGTTGTCACTTGGACTACAATGGTAAGAGGTTATGTTGAAGAAGGGATAATTGATGAGGCTGAGTCACTTTTTAGACAGATGCCTGAGAAGAATGTTGTTTCTTGGACTGTGATGTTAGGAGGGTTGATACGCGATAATCGGATAGATGAAGCTAGGAGACTGTTTGAAGTAATGCCAGTGAAAGATGTTGTTGCTAGGACTAATATGATTGCTGGTTATTGTAAGGAAGGTCGTTTAGTTGAAGCGCGTGAGCTTTTTGATGAAATGCCGcggaggaatgtgatatcttgGACTACTATGATTACGGGTTACTGTTGTAATGCGCAGGTGCATATTGCGAGGAAATTATTTGaggtcatgcctcagaaaaatGAGGTGTCGTGGACAGTGATGCTGATGGGTTATACTCGGTGTGGACGGATAGATGAGGCCTTGGAAATTTTCGATGCGATGCCTGTGAAGTCTGTTGCTTCTTGTAATGCAATGATACTTGGGTTTGGCCACAATGGGGAAGTTGATAAAGCAAAGATGGTCTTTGATCAAATGAGGGAGAAGGATGATGGATCATGGAGTGCAATGATTAAAGTTTATGAAAGAAAAGGATATGAACTAGAAGCACTTCATTTATTTTCGTTGATGCAAAGGCTAGGACTTAGAATCAATTACCCTTCTTTAATCAGTATCCTTTCGGTGTGTGCTAGTTTAGCAAGTCTTGATCATGGTAGGCAAGTTCATGCGCAGTTGGTTAAGTGGCAATTTGATTCTGATGTATATGTTGCCTCGGTTTTGATTACAACATATATGAAATGCGGTGATCTTGTGAAAGCAAGATTAATATTTGATAGATTTTCTTCAAAAGACATAGTTATGTGGAATTCTATCATTACAGGTTATTCCCAACATGGTTTAGGAGAAGAAGCTTTGTGCGTGTTTTATGAAATGGTGTCTTTAGGCATTATGGCAGATAATGTTACCTTTGTTGGTGTTCTGTCAGCTTGTAGCTACACGGGGAAAGTTGAAGAAGGGCTTAAGATATTTGAGTCGATGAAATCGAAGTATCTAGTGGAGCCAAGAACTGAACACTATGCTTGCATGGTTGATCTGTTAGGTCGAGCTGGACGTTTAACTGAAGCAATGAAGTTGGTAAATGAAATGCCGGTTGAAGCCGATGCTATTATCTGGGGTTCTTTGCTAGGAGCTTGTAGAACCCATATGAATATGGATTTCGCTGAAATCGCCTCAAAGAAACTTTCTGAACTTGAACCCGAAAATgctggacccaaaatcttgctATCAAACCTATATGCATCAAAAGGTAAGTGGGCTGAGGTCGCGTCCCTGAGAAAAGATATGAGATCCAGTAAGGTTAGCAAATCACCTGGATGTAGCTGGATTGAGGTAGAAAAGAACGTGCACATGTTTACAGGTGGAGATAGCACGTCCCACCCTGAGCATATTAAGATTTCGAAGAAGTTGGAGGAATTAGGTCGTTTGTTAAAAGAAGCAGGGTATTGTCCTGATGGTACCTTTGTGCTGCATGatgttgatgaagaagagaaggCGCATAGCTTGAGGCATCACAGTGAGAAGTTGGCTGTCGCTTATGGACTTTTGACTGTTCCAATAGGCATGCCTATACGAGTAATGAAGAACCTTCGGGTTTGTGGAGACTGCCATTCCGCTATTAAGTTGATATCCAAAATCGCCAACCGAGAAATAATCGTAAGAGATGCTAATAGATTCCATCATTTTGAAGATGGTTTGTGTTCTTGCAATGATTATTGGTGA